In Candidatus Defluviibacterium haderslevense, the following are encoded in one genomic region:
- a CDS encoding cytochrome C peroxidase, translating into MLFRNYHLVLLLVMGIVFYNCHEDKPLDHDDLTQITYDPKEYVVQIPYGLQELPKILDNPMTYAGVQLGRHLFYDPILSSDSTLSCSSCHNPRLAFTDGQAFSKGVNGQIGTRSSMSLLNVAYFTKGLFWDGRSKTLETQALEPVKNPIELHEEWPNVIHKFKRHPDYPRMFREAFGISSKTEITQELAAKAIAQFERILLTGGNSLYAKQLRGEIFFDLDQQQGMDMFFNSDPSLPDAQCGHCHSAPTFSANDYFNNGLDTVNNLADFKDKGRGAVTGILLDNGRFKAPTLFNIELSAPYMHDGRFKTLDEVMDHYTGQVKRVANIDPNVANLRINTRQRKQVMAFIKTLVDTTYLQNPDVLSPF; encoded by the coding sequence ATGTTATTTAGGAATTATCATTTAGTGTTGTTGCTGGTTATGGGGATTGTATTTTACAATTGCCATGAAGATAAACCCTTAGATCATGATGATTTGACCCAAATAACATATGATCCTAAGGAATATGTTGTCCAGATTCCATATGGATTACAAGAATTGCCAAAGATATTAGATAATCCAATGACCTATGCAGGTGTTCAGTTGGGTAGACATTTGTTTTATGATCCTATCTTATCATCAGATTCTACGTTATCATGTTCTAGTTGTCACAATCCAAGATTAGCCTTTACTGATGGTCAGGCTTTTAGTAAAGGGGTTAATGGTCAGATTGGTACAAGAAGTTCGATGTCTTTATTGAACGTCGCCTATTTTACCAAAGGATTATTTTGGGATGGCAGATCAAAGACACTTGAAACTCAGGCTTTAGAACCGGTTAAGAATCCAATTGAATTGCATGAAGAATGGCCAAATGTGATTCATAAATTTAAGCGACATCCTGATTATCCTAGGATGTTTCGTGAAGCTTTCGGGATTAGCTCTAAAACAGAAATCACCCAAGAATTGGCTGCTAAGGCCATAGCCCAATTTGAACGAATATTATTGACCGGAGGAAATAGTCTTTATGCCAAGCAACTTAGGGGCGAGATATTTTTTGATTTAGATCAACAACAAGGTATGGATATGTTTTTTAACAGTGATCCTTCATTACCTGATGCTCAGTGTGGTCATTGTCATTCAGCACCAACCTTCTCTGCTAATGATTATTTCAACAACGGGTTGGATACGGTAAACAATCTAGCAGATTTTAAAGATAAGGGAAGGGGTGCGGTTACCGGAATATTATTGGATAATGGCAGATTCAAAGCGCCAACATTATTTAATATAGAATTATCGGCTCCATATATGCATGATGGAAGATTCAAGACTTTAGATGAAGTCATGGATCATTATACAGGACAAGTTAAGCGGGTTGCCAATATTGACCCTAATGTTGCCAATCTCAGGATAAATACGCGTCAGCGAAAACAGGTGATGGCTTTCATCAAGACCTTGGTTGACACTACTTATTTACAAAATCCGGATGTTTTGAGCCCTTTTTGA
- a CDS encoding PDZ domain-containing protein has translation MKNLLLTFILLISFQSLSFSQTNNTQSKSERTERKIIIKKIVTEGDEKVDEIAIQKMVDSILLTQGIEDKGNKKIKVIINKKDGSQQVDVKVDDLEKEIEIKELGGQPMRYHMIEEEQLNHEPENKAVLGLMLNEVGGNNGASISEIIEGSGAAQSNLEVGDILLKIDGKKMKNYSDVIEYLSDKEVGDVVKIKYLHNGEIESTKVKLGKRTTNSGFSKSKSCCQSKSKCYTINSNMNKDSDNSNETIVKEIQLDQLRDLENLEVIQSPDPNDSNDSDILDRDNQSSLAIEYLSSTPNPNQGQMKVNFQGKKGPTTIRLVDMNGKELFEEKIENFDGTYNKDITVTDAKGTLILYITQGKKIISEKIIVK, from the coding sequence ATGAAAAATTTATTATTGACTTTCATTTTATTAATTTCATTTCAAAGTTTGTCTTTTAGTCAAACTAATAATACCCAATCCAAATCAGAACGCACTGAACGTAAAATTATCATTAAGAAAATTGTAACAGAAGGAGATGAAAAAGTGGATGAAATTGCTATTCAAAAAATGGTTGATTCAATACTACTAACTCAAGGTATCGAAGATAAAGGAAATAAAAAAATAAAAGTTATTATCAATAAAAAGGATGGTAGTCAGCAGGTAGATGTCAAAGTTGATGACCTCGAAAAGGAAATTGAAATCAAAGAGCTTGGTGGTCAACCGATGCGATACCATATGATTGAAGAAGAACAATTGAACCATGAACCTGAAAATAAAGCAGTTTTGGGTTTAATGTTAAATGAAGTTGGAGGTAATAATGGTGCTTCAATATCTGAAATCATCGAAGGAAGTGGAGCAGCTCAATCAAATCTAGAAGTTGGCGATATCCTTTTAAAAATTGATGGCAAAAAAATGAAGAATTATTCAGATGTTATCGAATATCTTTCTGATAAGGAAGTAGGTGATGTCGTCAAAATTAAATATTTACATAACGGAGAAATAGAATCAACAAAAGTGAAGCTTGGCAAAAGAACAACTAATTCGGGATTTTCTAAAAGTAAATCATGCTGTCAATCTAAAAGTAAATGCTATACCATAAATTCAAATATGAATAAGGATTCCGATAATAGTAATGAAACAATAGTTAAAGAAATCCAATTAGATCAATTAAGAGATCTAGAAAACTTGGAAGTGATTCAAAGTCCTGATCCAAATGATTCCAATGACAGTGATATCCTGGATCGAGATAACCAATCTTCACTTGCCATAGAATATTTATCCAGTACTCCTAATCCGAATCAAGGTCAAATGAAAGTTAATTTTCAAGGTAAAAAGGGACCTACAACCATTAGATTAGTAGACATGAATGGCAAGGAACTTTTTGAAGAGAAGATTGAAAATTTTGATGGAACATATAATAAAGACATAACGGTTACAGATGCAAAAGGTACATTGATCTTATATATTACTCAAGGGAAAAAAATTATATCAGAAAAAATTATAGTTAAATAA
- a CDS encoding DUF3109 family protein, producing the protein MIAIQDKLVSEDILDHYFLCKLDACKGACCWEGDLGAPLDLSELKIIDQVLPIVKTYLSEESIHRIETHGAYENYEGQDSFSTQLLSHGPCVFMTTDDNGIAGCAFEQAFRDGKTDFKKPISCHLYPIRVIERPEQGFTAVNYDRWDICNPACQEGKDKQLPLYQFLKEAIIRKFGEAFYEELSSAADYVKANPNS; encoded by the coding sequence ATGATTGCAATACAAGATAAATTGGTTAGTGAAGACATATTGGATCATTATTTTTTATGCAAACTTGATGCCTGTAAGGGCGCATGTTGCTGGGAAGGTGATTTGGGTGCTCCTTTAGATTTGAGTGAATTGAAGATCATTGATCAAGTTTTACCTATTGTTAAAACTTATCTTTCTGAGGAATCTATACATAGGATTGAAACGCATGGTGCGTATGAAAACTATGAAGGTCAGGATTCTTTTAGCACCCAATTATTATCTCATGGTCCATGTGTATTCATGACTACTGATGATAATGGAATAGCAGGATGTGCTTTTGAACAAGCCTTTCGGGATGGCAAAACGGATTTTAAAAAACCGATATCTTGTCATTTATATCCAATTCGTGTTATTGAAAGACCGGAACAAGGATTTACAGCAGTTAACTATGACCGATGGGATATTTGTAATCCTGCGTGCCAGGAAGGAAAAGATAAACAATTACCGTTGTATCAATTTTTAAAGGAAGCTATCATCAGAAAATTCGGTGAAGCTTTTTATGAAGAATTATCTTCTGCAGCTGATTATGTTAAAGCTAATCCTAATTCCTGA
- a CDS encoding 3'-5' exonuclease, whose translation MINLEKDLVFFDVETTGLHVIRDRILQLAMIKYSKKNGPVEEMMMLINPGIPISEEAMRIHGITPADLVNKPVFAQVAQKIFDFIGDADLAGYNSNRFDIPILMEELARCGFDLEIEKRRQIDVQRIFYKMEPRTLKAAYQFYCGAPLEGAHDALEDVRATIKVLEGQLEKYESTPFENEDGTVIEQAIKNDVQSLHDFTNDMKTLDATQRLKFNEKGEIVFNFGKYIGQVADKVLYEDRNYYHWIQEKEFSFQLKKIVKQLLKDYEQKLAKK comes from the coding sequence ATGATAAATTTAGAAAAGGATTTAGTGTTTTTTGATGTAGAAACTACGGGATTACACGTTATTCGGGATCGAATTCTACAATTGGCTATGATCAAATATTCCAAGAAGAATGGCCCAGTAGAAGAAATGATGATGTTAATTAATCCGGGGATACCCATTTCAGAGGAAGCCATGAGGATACATGGGATAACTCCTGCAGATTTAGTTAATAAACCTGTTTTTGCACAAGTGGCTCAAAAAATCTTTGATTTTATTGGAGATGCCGATTTGGCTGGTTATAACTCTAATCGATTTGATATTCCGATACTCATGGAGGAGCTTGCCAGATGTGGATTTGATCTGGAAATTGAAAAGCGCCGACAAATTGATGTGCAGCGGATATTCTATAAAATGGAACCCAGAACTTTGAAAGCCGCCTATCAATTTTATTGTGGAGCACCATTAGAAGGGGCGCATGACGCTTTGGAAGATGTTCGTGCAACGATTAAAGTATTGGAAGGCCAATTAGAAAAGTATGAATCTACACCCTTTGAGAATGAAGATGGAACGGTCATTGAACAAGCCATTAAAAATGATGTACAATCCTTGCATGACTTCACCAATGATATGAAAACGCTAGATGCGACACAGCGTTTGAAATTCAACGAAAAAGGAGAAATCGTATTTAATTTTGGAAAATATATAGGACAGGTGGCTGACAAAGTACTCTATGAGGATAGGAATTACTACCATTGGATCCAGGAGAAAGAATTTTCATTTCAATTAAAGAAAATAGTTAAACAGTTACTCAAAGATTACGAGCAGAAATTAGCTAAAAAATAG
- a CDS encoding M56 family metallopeptidase — MMECGQVQFVSIVQESIAWTLLHSIWQGTVLVFIILLLEKILRFRNKEVIHLISKLALLSFLFCVFITFGLMLDHPNQKINLHILSLPGIPEYQVILKWVNGLWIVGLLITSVKYVFSLNYLSNIRRQVDFEFPQEWIQTFSRIKEAYSLNANVLLAHSDHVSSAFVTGVIKPMIIIPTSWINQLNVDEAECIIAHELAHILQFDHWMNLVCNIAEIIFFFNPAVYFINHRIRFQRELCADARAIQLIKRSLEYASLILKLESKSSVKNPFVLIGFSAIRHQLSHRIKQILNIHETNTYTHSINYSYVIIFCIGLITLFNIHPTQNITTDHLVSKDLQKQPGMTTSIERHTLKINGKTSLVSIRKTNLDRLQSISNFKEDHNSQQTTIHQLPTDEIKTTNDQLDQVNTMQTGEFALNYTYNYDTMFIVDSRNTNDWQSMSVQQYIDSIGVGLWNEKFHNANRYKQLKHILFLQNQEYYYKVILSQNIPFGSTKSSTPKLHIIEDAQIN; from the coding sequence ATGATGGAATGTGGTCAAGTACAGTTTGTGTCAATAGTTCAAGAGTCCATAGCATGGACATTATTGCACTCTATATGGCAAGGAACTGTACTTGTTTTTATTATTTTATTATTAGAAAAAATACTTAGATTTAGAAATAAAGAAGTAATCCATTTAATTTCAAAATTAGCTTTACTTAGTTTTTTGTTTTGTGTATTTATAACCTTTGGATTGATGTTGGATCACCCAAATCAAAAAATCAATTTACATATTTTGAGTTTACCAGGTATTCCTGAGTATCAAGTAATTTTGAAATGGGTCAACGGGTTATGGATCGTAGGATTGTTGATTACATCAGTAAAATATGTATTTTCATTGAATTATTTGAGTAATATCAGAAGACAAGTAGATTTTGAATTTCCACAGGAATGGATCCAAACTTTTTCCAGGATTAAAGAGGCTTATTCATTGAATGCGAATGTACTTTTAGCTCACTCAGATCATGTTAGTTCAGCATTTGTCACAGGGGTTATAAAACCAATGATCATTATTCCCACTTCTTGGATTAATCAATTAAATGTGGATGAAGCAGAATGTATAATAGCACATGAATTAGCTCATATTTTACAATTTGATCATTGGATGAATTTAGTTTGTAATATAGCAGAAATCATTTTTTTCTTCAACCCTGCAGTTTATTTTATTAATCATAGAATTCGATTTCAGAGAGAATTGTGTGCAGATGCAAGAGCTATACAATTAATCAAGCGATCATTGGAATATGCTTCCTTGATTTTAAAATTGGAATCTAAATCAAGTGTAAAAAATCCATTTGTTTTGATTGGATTCAGTGCGATCAGACATCAATTGAGTCATAGAATTAAGCAGATATTGAATATTCATGAGACAAACACTTATACGCACAGTATTAATTATTCATATGTAATCATTTTTTGTATTGGATTAATAACATTATTTAATATCCATCCTACTCAAAACATTACAACAGACCATCTCGTCAGCAAGGATCTTCAAAAACAACCAGGTATGACAACTAGCATTGAGCGTCACACTTTAAAGATTAATGGCAAGACGAGTTTAGTTAGTATACGTAAAACAAATTTGGATCGGTTACAGTCCATTTCAAATTTTAAGGAAGATCATAATAGTCAGCAAACTACTATTCATCAATTGCCAACAGATGAAATTAAGACTACTAATGATCAATTGGATCAGGTTAATACTATGCAGACTGGTGAGTTTGCATTGAACTATACCTATAATTATGATACCATGTTTATCGTTGATTCAAGGAATACTAATGACTGGCAATCCATGTCAGTACAACAATATATTGATTCTATTGGAGTAGGTTTATGGAATGAGAAATTCCACAATGCCAATAGATATAAGCAATTAAAACATATTCTATTCCTTCAAAATCAAGAATATTATTATAAAGTTATATTAAGTCAAAATATACCTTTCGGTAGTACGAAATCAAGCACGCCAAAATTGCATATCATCGAAGATGCTCAAATTAATTAA
- a CDS encoding Hsp20/alpha crystallin family protein, with translation MSNLIRFRNRFPYFSNFPVWNDDFFEKDLFSSKELSFPPVNILESIRHYTLEMAVPGKAKGDFKIEVDDNNVMTISLESKHEKKEEESKEMKRMEFNYSSFSRSFSLPSMIDKAHITGAYENGILTINLPKLEESAKTNSVKINIS, from the coding sequence ATGAGTAACTTAATCAGATTTAGAAACAGGTTTCCGTATTTTAGCAATTTTCCGGTTTGGAATGATGACTTTTTTGAAAAGGATTTATTTTCTTCCAAAGAATTATCATTTCCACCCGTAAATATTCTAGAGTCCATTAGACATTATACATTGGAGATGGCAGTTCCGGGAAAAGCTAAAGGTGATTTTAAAATTGAAGTCGACGACAATAATGTAATGACCATTTCTTTGGAAAGTAAGCATGAAAAAAAAGAAGAAGAATCAAAAGAGATGAAAAGAATGGAATTTAATTATTCATCTTTTTCTAGAAGTTTTTCATTGCCTTCCATGATTGACAAGGCGCACATCACAGGTGCTTATGAAAATGGGATATTAACAATAAACCTACCAAAATTAGAAGAAAGTGCTAAGACAAATTCAGTTAAAATCAATATTTCTTAA
- a CDS encoding CBS domain-containing protein encodes MNVKEPISTIMTKNLVTLTPEDSLMEVKNIFQNNAIHHIPVVHFRDLVGLVSKSDFLLYANSLSDSSNIEIQVDQKLEFTKVKQIMVTRLGKLEPDDRIEVAIDVFLKNYFHCLPVVKDGELMGLVTPFDILRQL; translated from the coding sequence ATGAATGTAAAAGAACCTATTAGTACTATTATGACTAAAAATTTAGTCACCTTAACTCCTGAGGATAGCCTTATGGAAGTTAAAAATATATTTCAAAACAACGCAATACATCACATTCCTGTGGTCCATTTTAGGGATTTGGTCGGATTGGTTAGTAAGTCTGATTTTTTGTTATATGCGAACTCTCTATCTGATTCTTCAAACATAGAAATTCAAGTGGATCAGAAGCTTGAGTTTACAAAAGTTAAGCAAATTATGGTAACCAGACTTGGTAAACTTGAGCCAGATGATCGGATTGAGGTAGCTATCGATGTTTTTTTGAAAAATTATTTTCATTGTCTTCCTGTTGTGAAGGATGGGGAATTAATGGGATTGGTAACACCATTTGATATTTTGAGACAGTTATAA
- a CDS encoding BlaI/MecI/CopY family transcriptional regulator, with product MQKIVIKPTEAELDILQILWRFGPQTVKQVNEILNKKKETGYTTTLKFMQIMTEKDLCTREAEGKLHIYKANIKENQVKRSAVSAIIDKVFEGSAMELVIQTLGNYKATDKELSELKSLIKSMEEESKNQK from the coding sequence ATGCAAAAAATAGTAATAAAACCCACTGAAGCGGAATTAGACATACTACAGATATTGTGGCGATTTGGACCTCAGACTGTTAAACAAGTCAATGAAATTCTGAATAAGAAGAAAGAAACAGGCTATACCACAACTTTGAAGTTCATGCAGATTATGACTGAAAAGGATTTGTGTACTCGCGAAGCAGAAGGCAAATTACATATTTACAAAGCTAATATTAAGGAAAACCAAGTAAAAAGATCCGCAGTTTCGGCAATAATTGACAAAGTTTTTGAAGGTTCAGCAATGGAATTAGTGATTCAAACACTTGGAAATTATAAAGCAACAGACAAGGAATTATCTGAATTAAAGTCATTGATCAAATCAATGGAAGAAGAATCAAAAAATCAAAAATAA
- a CDS encoding helix-turn-helix domain-containing protein — MNFADNIKFLRLKAGLSQLQISEKLGIPRTTLGDYERGHTEPNLDTLIQIANLYDISIEHLVKKKLNDDLIQSYLNREDQDHTLSEPFTPNVELVPVLAEAGYIESLQDPEYIKELPRFSIPKLKKGPFRGFEIRGDSMLPIESGTIVICVSIPKFEDIIAGNTYVLITKENGIVYKRIVPNHKTKKLALHSDNTIFPMVEISYDEVFEIWQYQAHIAYHDPKLNYDQWQDDKLSDIQKSLLQIEKKLNKHTD, encoded by the coding sequence ATGAATTTTGCTGATAATATTAAATTTTTACGTTTAAAAGCTGGTTTGTCACAACTGCAAATATCGGAAAAATTAGGCATCCCACGCACAACACTGGGGGATTATGAACGAGGACACACAGAACCGAATTTGGACACACTGATTCAAATTGCCAATCTCTATGATATTTCTATTGAACATTTAGTCAAGAAAAAATTAAATGATGATTTGATTCAATCTTATTTAAATCGCGAAGATCAGGATCATACATTGTCAGAACCATTTACTCCCAATGTAGAATTGGTCCCTGTTCTTGCTGAAGCAGGTTACATTGAAAGTCTGCAGGACCCTGAATACATCAAAGAGTTGCCCAGATTTTCGATTCCAAAACTTAAAAAAGGTCCATTTAGAGGATTTGAAATCAGAGGCGACAGCATGCTACCCATTGAGTCCGGTACTATAGTCATTTGTGTATCTATTCCTAAATTTGAAGATATTATTGCAGGGAATACTTATGTATTGATAACCAAAGAAAATGGTATCGTATACAAAAGAATTGTTCCCAATCATAAAACTAAGAAATTAGCGCTTCATTCAGATAATACCATATTTCCAATGGTAGAAATAAGTTATGATGAAGTATTTGAAATATGGCAATACCAAGCTCATATTGCATATCATGATCCCAAATTAAATTATGATCAATGGCAGGATGATAAATTATCAGATATTCAGAAAAGTTTGTTGCAGATAGAAAAGAAATTAAATAAACATACTGATTAA
- a CDS encoding ABC transporter permease: MNWKRTYMQFWHRHPWVTCSFFIFMIIAFLLSFIIGSHPFYCKFKGESYFLVWSKEAPIGSNLQEALLEHQFKWEEIDFDLACWPIFHIDPYKTHQELSWLPPGTFNSEAKFILGSYELGRDVLTSCLVGLQQALFLSFLSICIALILGLPLGLVGAYYQKTGIRLSMWSAMGFLLILGISWYLILLLISFKILNGFIGILFILILIALIGFSFNVWNRKPDLIIYPDFYVVKSIEFIKSLPLLMIMLILLQWINKPNLLFLSLFIGLFYAFSIAKYTRYIVRSEKEMTYISVCKSLGYSDVRIMLKHLLPAAFQTLLPYIALGMGSVVLLEASISFLGLGLPVESISLGQMMHSARSYPSAWWVVIFPGACVFWIVYCFQTLGTGYTSKFNE; encoded by the coding sequence ATGAATTGGAAACGAACTTATATGCAGTTTTGGCATCGTCATCCTTGGGTGACCTGTTCGTTTTTTATATTCATGATCATTGCTTTTTTATTATCTTTTATCATTGGGTCTCATCCTTTTTATTGTAAATTCAAAGGTGAAAGTTATTTTCTAGTTTGGTCTAAAGAAGCTCCTATTGGTTCAAATCTTCAGGAAGCATTGCTTGAACATCAATTCAAATGGGAGGAAATTGATTTTGATTTAGCATGTTGGCCAATTTTTCATATAGATCCCTATAAGACTCATCAGGAATTGTCTTGGTTGCCACCAGGGACTTTTAACTCAGAAGCCAAGTTTATTTTGGGCAGTTATGAATTGGGAAGAGATGTTTTAACTTCATGTTTGGTTGGATTACAGCAAGCTTTGTTTCTTAGTTTTTTAAGTATCTGCATAGCATTAATTCTGGGATTACCTTTAGGATTAGTAGGAGCATACTATCAAAAAACCGGAATCAGATTATCCATGTGGAGTGCTATGGGCTTCCTTCTTATTTTAGGAATAAGTTGGTATCTGATACTGTTACTTATAAGTTTTAAAATACTAAATGGATTTATTGGAATTCTATTTATTCTCATTTTGATCGCCTTGATTGGTTTTAGTTTCAATGTATGGAACCGAAAACCGGACTTAATCATTTATCCGGATTTTTATGTTGTAAAAAGTATTGAGTTTATTAAATCCTTACCATTGCTTATGATCATGTTAATTTTATTACAATGGATAAACAAACCTAATCTTCTTTTTTTAAGTTTGTTTATAGGATTATTTTATGCTTTTAGTATTGCAAAATACACCAGATATATTGTAAGGTCAGAAAAGGAGATGACTTATATCTCTGTGTGTAAATCGTTGGGTTATTCAGATGTAAGAATTATGCTCAAGCATTTATTACCTGCTGCTTTTCAAACTTTATTGCCATACATTGCATTAGGTATGGGGAGTGTGGTATTATTGGAAGCCAGTATATCTTTTTTGGGTTTAGGCTTACCCGTTGAATCCATAAGTTTAGGTCAAATGATGCATAGTGCGCGGTCCTATCCCTCGGCATGGTGGGTGGTTATTTTTCCCGGAGCATGTGTTTTTTGGATCGTTTATTGTTTTCAGACTTTAGGTACTGGATATACATCAAAATTTAATGAATGA
- a CDS encoding DoxX family protein: protein MEAFKKWIYTGTFGIRIDFVLMLLRVVFGALMMMHGYHKLLNIISGQVEFADPIGIGESLSLYLTVFAEFFCSILLIVGLMTRLALIPLMITMLVALFIVHQHDPLGEKEIAILYLIGFYAIYLAGPGGLSMDAKLFKTKTNE from the coding sequence ATGGAAGCATTTAAAAAATGGATTTACACGGGTACATTTGGAATTAGAATTGATTTTGTATTGATGCTTTTGAGGGTCGTATTCGGTGCTTTGATGATGATGCATGGATATCATAAGTTATTAAATATAATTTCTGGTCAAGTGGAATTTGCTGATCCAATTGGGATTGGGGAAAGTCTATCTTTATATTTGACTGTATTTGCAGAATTTTTTTGTTCCATTTTGTTGATTGTAGGATTGATGACACGTCTTGCGCTTATCCCATTGATGATAACGATGCTGGTAGCACTTTTTATCGTTCATCAACATGATCCATTGGGAGAAAAAGAAATTGCCATATTGTATTTGATAGGATTTTATGCTATCTATTTAGCTGGACCCGGAGGGCTTTCAATGGATGCCAAATTATTTAAAACCAAAACAAACGAATGA
- a CDS encoding universal stress protein, which translates to MKKILIPTDFSETSKNALKYGADLAVALGAQIDILHVFQIPVSVSDSYVYIPDQEEIDGITKAHLAELELIIKEIQQYNPQVKNIQAACVSGIPFEEIKEYSKKQSYDLIIMGLQGLGFVARHILGSTTAKLFTKSEIPVLGIHKHNEFKGFKHILFSYDMIPFENDHALKPLVDLSHFFHSHIHVLNITDKAEELTQMNEMLEAKYLKPSLVNSNTSYHTITNSDLISGIEKFIKTQTHEIDLLTIFPRKHNIFSQLFINSASKDLAFHFDLPLLVNHD; encoded by the coding sequence ATGAAAAAAATACTTATTCCTACCGACTTTTCGGAAACTTCCAAAAATGCCTTGAAATATGGTGCGGATTTAGCCGTAGCACTTGGTGCCCAAATCGATATTCTTCATGTTTTTCAAATACCCGTATCCGTTTCTGATTCTTACGTATATATCCCCGATCAGGAAGAAATAGATGGAATTACTAAAGCCCATCTTGCAGAGTTAGAACTTATTATTAAAGAAATTCAGCAATATAATCCTCAGGTCAAAAACATCCAAGCCGCTTGCGTTTCCGGAATTCCGTTCGAAGAAATCAAAGAGTATTCCAAAAAACAATCTTATGACTTAATCATCATGGGACTTCAAGGATTAGGATTTGTAGCTCGCCATATTTTGGGAAGTACAACGGCAAAACTATTTACTAAATCAGAAATACCTGTACTTGGTATACACAAACATAATGAATTTAAGGGATTCAAACATATATTATTTAGTTATGATATGATACCATTTGAAAACGATCACGCTTTAAAACCCTTGGTTGATTTGAGCCACTTTTTCCATTCCCATATTCATGTTTTGAATATTACAGATAAAGCAGAGGAATTAACTCAAATGAATGAAATGCTTGAAGCTAAATATTTAAAACCTTCTTTAGTAAATTCGAATACATCGTATCATACGATTACAAATTCTGATTTGATTTCAGGCATTGAAAAGTTTATTAAAACACAAACCCATGAGATTGATTTATTAACTATATTTCCAAGAAAACACAATATATTCTCTCAACTTTTTATTAATAGTGCGAGCAAAGATTTAGCTTTCCATTTTGACCTTCCTTTATTGGTCAATCACGACTAA
- a CDS encoding universal stress protein has product MKPFNVILCPYDFSNFADKALDYAVRLTLSSGQRLALVNVIVNPFLFEGGSPVLNNNLLALDLLQQIKDEENAKLNELKLKLQQDHPTLEVEYILEEDNDVEACILAAQAKTKADLIVMGSHGRKGIKRVLLGSVAEGVLRNAACPVLIVK; this is encoded by the coding sequence ATGAAACCGTTTAATGTAATATTGTGTCCCTATGATTTTTCCAATTTTGCTGATAAAGCTTTGGACTATGCTGTAAGGCTCACGCTGTCTAGTGGACAGAGATTGGCTTTAGTGAATGTAATTGTTAATCCATTTTTATTTGAAGGGGGAAGTCCGGTACTTAATAATAATTTATTGGCACTTGATTTATTACAACAGATTAAAGATGAAGAGAATGCTAAATTAAATGAACTTAAATTAAAATTGCAACAAGATCACCCGACGTTGGAAGTTGAATATATCTTAGAAGAGGACAATGATGTTGAGGCTTGTATTCTTGCAGCTCAGGCTAAGACAAAAGCTGATCTTATAGTTATGGGTTCTCATGGCCGAAAAGGAATAAAACGTGTACTTCTTGGAAGTGTAGCCGAAGGTGTACTTAGAAATGCAGCTTGTCCAGTATTAATTGTAAAATAA